Genomic segment of Mercurialis annua linkage group LG6, ddMerAnnu1.2, whole genome shotgun sequence:
CCGTCTCCACTCCATCAGAGATGATGAGGCCAAGGTTTGTCCTTTTCCTGTTGCCTTGGTTTATGTCATTGAACCATCTTGAACTAATTTGAATTCCTTTCATGGTTGGTGACCTTTAATTCTTATTGTCAATATTATATGCAGTTTAAGCTCTGCAAGGTCAGATCTGTTCAGTTTGGCCAAAAGGGAATCCCATATCTGAACACCTATGACGGTCGCACCATCCGATACCCTGATCCTCTTATCAAGGCTAACGACACCATCAAGTTAGACCTTGAGACCAACAAAATTACTGACTTCATTAAGTTTGATGTCGGTAATGTTGTCATGGTCACTGGAGGAAGGAACAGAGGGCGTGTTGGAGTCATCAAGAACAGGGAGAAGCAAAAGGGAAGTTTTGAAACAATTCACGTTCAAGACTCAACCGGTCATGAGTTCGCCACCCGTTTGAGTAATGTGTACACTATTGGCAAGGGAACCAAACCATGGGTTTCTCTACCCAAGGGCAAAGGTATCAAGTTGTCTATCATTGAAGAGGCTAGAAAGAGGCTTTCAGCAACACAAACTGCCGCTTAAAATGATTtgtcttggttttgttttcttagTGATGATTTATGAGGGTTAGTTGTTTCTCTGCACTTCAGGTTTATAAAAAGACAAATGTTAATTTCTCTTAATTGTTTGCACAATTTTGAACCATATGTTGTTTTGgatgtttttttaaaacttatgcTCTTTTGCAgaaatttattaagttaaaatattaGACAGTTTCAAATGTTTGTTCTTGTTTGTTTTTATCATTCTTTGGCTTTCTTTTAGAGAGCCAATTCTTATTGAATATTCAGTAGGAGAGATTCAAGGTATGTCAAAGTTTGACAGAGGATAAGAACGCTCAAACATTATGTGTGTTATTATTGGCATTTCTGGCAAATATCCATTTTGGTCCTTAAAGTTTCTGATTTTAACTATATATGCATTACTAGGTCACTTCAAATATAGATATTTTCTTCAAAATAAGTAATATACGTCTTTTCTATTATGATTATAATTAGTTGGAATTGTGTTCAATTCGAGAGTTTTGAGACATTGTATTTAGATGTTTTCCccagtttatatttttaatggaGACCAAGATTGAGCGCAGCTGCCTAGATGATGTAAAAAAGAAGCTTGATCGTtgttttttttgatgaaaatatCATCGTTGTTGATGGTGTAAGTAGTGGGAGCAAAAATGCTCGATGTCCTCCTAATTTTGCTGCTAATTTTATCAATGTGATTGTTATTTTGGAAAATCTCCAATGGCAATTGACAGGCTTTTATGCTAACACTATGCGACATCTTTGTTGGGATCTCTTGTGAGTGCTCCGTCTACATCCCCCTTTGCATTGGTGTATTTCAATGACAGTCTTTCTCGTGATGAGAAATGTGGGTGCTGTTATCACCCTCCGTTTCTTATAATAATTTTCGCAATCTAGTAGTCTTTCTCGTGATGAGAAAAGTGGGTGCTATTATCACCCTCCGTTTCTTATAATAATTTTCGCAAGCTAGTTAACGAATGTCATCTACTTGATCGTGGTTTGTTAAGCAATTAGTTTACATGTGAGCGCGATAGGGTATAGAGAATTCGGTTCGTGAGAAACTTGATAGAGTTCTTGTGACCATCCAGtggaataataaatataaagacGCAATAATTAGTAACGTCCTTGTTGTTACATCTAATCACAATGAACTTTTCCTTTGCCTTTATTTTCATAGTTATAACCACAAGATTAGGAGGTTCAGAGTTGAAAATTCATGGTTGACTGAGGTTTATTGTTCTTGTACTATTGCTAATAAGTGGGTGACTGATGGTAGTCTTGATCTcgttttggatattttttttaaaggctaAAACTTCcattaatgataataaaattacaaagaTGAATATTTCCTTAACAAATTAAGTGAACTATTCTGGTAAAATGATGAGAACTGTAAAAACAGTCATCGAATAGGTCTTTTTTAACAACCAAAAGATTATCtaaatacataaatgattaaatatttgaaaatctGATCTTGAAACCGCTCGATTCttgaaatttcaaacttttcaaatctcATATTTAATATAGATCTAACGAGTATCTAACACGACAAGGAACACCATCatagaaatattattaaaaataacccAAATTTAAAGTTTTCTAAAGACTTATGCTTTAAATATGAGATCTTAATTCAATAAAgcaaatttttaagttttttaatcGGATTGAAAATTTCCAAACCaaaacaagaagaagaaaagcaAAAACTCCATTAAtagatttttgaaaagaaaccaTTAGATAAAAGTAGTAGTGGTTTTCCGGTCACCAAAACCACCTTCTCTAATATAAGATCTTTTAATTATTCAAGATAGGAGGGTCTTTCAAGTATgaagttttattaaaaagatagaGAAGGCGGAAGAGGTTGTTCTcaaccaaaaaatcaaaatcaccTCCTcaaaataaaggttttattgtTGTAGTTTTTAGAGAATTTAGATGTGGGATATCTCTGTATCAATACGGTCAAACTTATTTGACATGTAAACCAAAAACACTTTTTATTTGGTTTAAGAATTTTCACATAAAATCAAGAAATATTGATGAAGCTAATAATCTTCAATAAGtaattttttagcaaattactACGAGGTTCcacatatttattataatttatattttcatctttattttttgaaaatcaaacaatatggtcctcacttttatttctgtcaacgatttagtcTTTTAGTCTTTTCGtccatttttaatattagtCAACCGGATCAACGAAACTATATGATCccacacttttattttttcaacaatttcgtccctcacttttatttcAGTCAACGATTTCATCCCtcatgtttgaaaattaatttaccctTAAGTTTTTTAACTCTTGGATAACTGAAAAAATGGACGGATGGACTAAACTGTTGGCGGAAATAAAAAAGAGAGACaatattgtttaattttcaaacatgagagactaaatatatgaattatgacaaatgcgGAAGATCTCATggtaatttattctttttttttgtcaaagactAAAACTTCTATAGATGATATTAAAAATTACAGAGATGAATGGTTACTTAACAAATTGAGTCAATTATTTAAAGGGGATTAATGAGAGCTGTAAATACAGTTAttgaatatgttttttttaagggttaatgtcataaaaattcaccaacattacacgttttctcaatttaatcacgttctttaaaacttctcataaaaatacataaacttttatttttttcctaaattcatacacggtgatGAGGCATCcctcattcattggttaaatgtgacttacacctcagcaaactgcaccaatgaatgagtgcaacgtcagcaccatgtatgaatttagtaaaaaattaaagttgttgtatttttatgagaatttttgaagaacgtgattaaattgagaaaacgtgtaaagttggtgaatttttatgacattatcccTTTTTTTAACTACGAAAGGGTCACTCAATACATTTGTGGTTCATAAATTGAAACTACGATCATGAAACAGCTCGAtcattgaaatttaaaattttcaagtcTCATCTACAATAtgaattcaaaaattatatat
This window contains:
- the LOC126653883 gene encoding 40S ribosomal protein S4-1, with protein sequence MARGLKKHLKRLNAPKHWGLDKLGGAFAPKPTSGPHKGRECLPLILILRNKLKYALTYREVVSILMQRHVLIDGKVRTDKTYPAGFMDVVSIPKTNEAFRLLYDTKGRFRLHSIRDDEAKFKLCKVRSVQFGQKGIPYLNTYDGRTIRYPDPLIKANDTIKLDLETNKITDFIKFDVGNVVMVTGGRNRGRVGVIKNREKQKGSFETIHVQDSTGHEFATRLSNVYTIGKGTKPWVSLPKGKGIKLSIIEEARKRLSATQTAA